The sequence below is a genomic window from Synechococcus sp. UW179A.
GGGCCGCTCTGGCTCGGTCCCCTGCAGATGCCTGCAGTTCTGGGTCAGTTGCTCAAGCTTGCCGACTCACACCCAGACACCCTTTCATCTGCTGGGCGACGTCTGCTGCAACGCCTGCAGAGCGACTGCGGATTGCCGGTCTGCTGCTGGTCCACCGCTGAGCTTGCCAGTCGGCTCTCTCTTGCCGGAACTCCTCCGCTGCAGGAGCTCATTCAGTCGCTCCAGAGCGCAGGACATCAGGCATGCCCTAGCGCCGTCATGACTGGCCAGTTGCGCACCGATGCGCCCATGGCTGAGTTATTACAACAATGCGTTCAACACGTGACTGGAGATCGTTAAATAGGGGCTGATTTAGAAGGCTGTTCGATGGCTTCGGAGATTTTCGGGATTGCAGCTGTGTTTTGGGTGCTGATTCCCGTGGGCCTGGCCGGTGGCGCCTTGCTGTTGAAGCTTCAAAAGGACTGATCCCCGCAATGCGAGGGAACGCCAACTAAGCTCCTCGCTGGACTTTGAAAGCCCTATGCAGGTTCTTGTGGTCGGTGGAACAGGAACCTTGGGCAGGCAGATTGCCCGCAGGGCTCTCGACCAAGGTCATGACGTTCGCTGCATGGTGAGAACGCCAAGAAAAGCGTCCTTTCTTCAGGAGTGGGGTTGTGAACTCACTCGCGGTGACCTGCTCAATCCAGCCAGCCTCGATTACGCCCTTGACGGAGTTGATGCGGTGATCGATGCGGCCACGAGCCGCCCCGACGATCCAAAGAGTGTTTATCAAACAGACTGGGACGGCAAGCTCAATCTCCTCAGAGCCTGTGAACGCTCCGGAGTGAACCGTTTCGTGTTCCTCTCGCTTCTTAAATCTGAACAGCACCGTGATGTGCCGTTGATGGACATCAAGTACTGCACTGAAAAGCTTCTCAAGGAATCAGAGCTTGATTACACCATCCTTCAAGGTGTGGCGTTCATGCAGGGCGTGATCAGTCAGTTCGCCATTCCTGTTCTGGAGAGCCAGACCGTTTGGGTGAGCGGCAGTCCCACATCCATTGCCTATATGAATACCCAAGACATGGCTCGCTTCGCCGTGGCTGCACTTGACCATGCGGAGACGGTGCGCAAAACATTTCCTGTTGTGGGGCCCAAGGCCTGGAATAGCGGGGAGGTTGTTCAGCTCTGCGAACGAGCTGCTGACAAGTCAGCGAGGGTGTTTCGAGTGCCCTCCTTCATCATGCGATTCACAGAGGGCATGTGTTCTTTCTTTGAACCTGCTGTGAACGTTGCGGAGCGTCTCGCTTTCGCTGAGGTGTCCGGCGGTGGTGTGTCCATGGATGCGCCAATGGAAGAGACCTATCAGAGCTTCGGGATTGATCCCGGTGAGATCACTCATCTGGAGGACTACGTCAAGGAGTACTACGACTCAATCCTCAAGCGTCTGCGGGAGATGGAAGCCGACCTCGACAAGGATGCCAAGAAGAAGCTGCCGTTCTGATCAAAACAAAGCCCATCGTGACTAGTTGATGCGTACTAGTCTTGTCGATATAGTTGATTTACTTTCCTTGTTCTGAGATGTCTGTCGCTCAAGTCAAAAATCTGCAGCGACGTCTCGAAAACCTTGCCCGTGAAGCCGAGACTGAGCTTGACCGCACTTGTGGTCACGATCTTTGGCGCAGTGTGGGATTCGACGCCTTCGACAGTCTCGACGACAGCGATCGCCGAGCTAGCGCCAATTACTACTACGGTCAGTGGTCAACTGTGCGCGAATTGCAGGAGGCTCTCGGCTGATGAGTGAAGGGTGTTGTGGACCGGCACTGGATCAAACCCAGGCCGTTGAAGAGCGTTACGGCGCAGCCGCATTGGAGCAGGAAGCCTGTCTCTGTACGCCTGTCGATTTTGATGCCTCCTTGTTGGAGGTCATTCCTGAGGAGGTCGTGGAGCGTGATTACGGTTGCGGCAACCCGACGCGCTGGGTTCGCTCTGGTGACACCGTGCTGGATCTTGGCAGTGGCAGCGGCAAAAATGCCTTCATCTGTGCCCAGGTTGTGGGGGCGGGTGGTGCAGTGATCGGGGTCGATCGCAATGCCGACATGTTGGAGCTTGCTCGTGTTGCGGCGCCTGTGGTGGCCGAGAGAGTCGGTTTCAGCAACGTTCAGTTTTTGGAGGGTTCGATCGAAGCCTTGGATGCGCTTACCCCGACGGGTGAGCTGCTGATTCCCTCAGCCAGCATCGATGTGGTGTTGAGCAACTGTGTGCTCAATCTGGTGAATCCTTCAGCGCGCGCGGCTCTGCTCGCCAACATCCGCAGAGTGCTTCGTCCCTCAGGCCGCGTCGCCATCAGCGACATCGTGTGTGATCGCCCTGTTCCACAGCATCTTCAGCAAGATCCAGATCTCTGGAGCGGCTGCATCAGCGGTGCATGGGAAGAGCAGGCTTTTCTTGCTGATTTTCGGGCACTTGGCTTTGAGGATGTGCGCTATGCCGACCGCTCGGCTCAGCCCTGGCGTGTTGTCGAAGGCATCGAATTCCGTGCTGTCACACTGACCGGCGTCTTGGCTGTTGGTTGAGCAGCGCCACCAGACGTTGATGCTCATCGGCAGCGAGCTCACGCCATTGACCTGATGCAAGGCCGCGGATGCTAAGAGGCAGACCTCCATCCATCAGATCAATGCTGTGGCGGATCAGCCTCAGCGTGGGGAGTCCTACTGCCGCTGTCATGCGACGCACCTGGCGGTTGCGCCCCTCCCTCAGGCTCAGTTCAAGCCATGCGGTGGGAATGCTCAGCCTGGTGCGGATTGGCGGGTTGCGTTGCGTGAGTGTCTGCTGATGTTCGGCAGCTAGACGTTGGGCCCGTGCAGGCTTTGTGAGCTGCTGCTTGACCATCACCCCATTGCAAAGTGCATCAAGCTGAGCTTGATCAGGACTGCCTTCAACTTGCACCCAGTAAGTGCGCCAATGGCCGAAGCGTGGGTTTGTCAGTCGTTGTTGCAGACGACCATTGGCGGTGAGCAGCAGCAATCCTTCGCTGTCGGCGTCTAGACGACCCGCTGGATAGACATCAGGGACAGTTATCCAGTCGGAAAGGCATCCCCATCGGCTGCCTGGTTCTGGTGTGAACTGGCTCAGGACTCCGTATGGCTTGTGAA
It includes:
- a CDS encoding NAD(P)H-binding protein, whose product is MQVLVVGGTGTLGRQIARRALDQGHDVRCMVRTPRKASFLQEWGCELTRGDLLNPASLDYALDGVDAVIDAATSRPDDPKSVYQTDWDGKLNLLRACERSGVNRFVFLSLLKSEQHRDVPLMDIKYCTEKLLKESELDYTILQGVAFMQGVISQFAIPVLESQTVWVSGSPTSIAYMNTQDMARFAVAALDHAETVRKTFPVVGPKAWNSGEVVQLCERAADKSARVFRVPSFIMRFTEGMCSFFEPAVNVAERLAFAEVSGGGVSMDAPMEETYQSFGIDPGEITHLEDYVKEYYDSILKRLREMEADLDKDAKKKLPF
- the petM gene encoding cytochrome b6-f complex subunit PetM, yielding MASEIFGIAAVFWVLIPVGLAGGALLLKLQKD
- a CDS encoding pseudouridine synthase, producing MLRKPLLTVLLHKPYGVLSQFTPEPGSRWGCLSDWITVPDVYPAGRLDADSEGLLLLTANGRLQQRLTNPRFGHWRTYWVQVEGSPDQAQLDALCNGVMVKQQLTKPARAQRLAAEHQQTLTQRNPPIRTRLSIPTAWLELSLREGRNRQVRRMTAAVGLPTLRLIRHSIDLMDGGLPLSIRGLASGQWRELAADEHQRLVALLNQQPRRRSV
- a CDS encoding methyltransferase domain-containing protein; translation: MSEGCCGPALDQTQAVEERYGAAALEQEACLCTPVDFDASLLEVIPEEVVERDYGCGNPTRWVRSGDTVLDLGSGSGKNAFICAQVVGAGGAVIGVDRNADMLELARVAAPVVAERVGFSNVQFLEGSIEALDALTPTGELLIPSASIDVVLSNCVLNLVNPSARAALLANIRRVLRPSGRVAISDIVCDRPVPQHLQQDPDLWSGCISGAWEEQAFLADFRALGFEDVRYADRSAQPWRVVEGIEFRAVTLTGVLAVG